A section of the Burkholderia mallei ATCC 23344 genome encodes:
- a CDS encoding integration host factor subunit alpha has protein sequence MNDMNSSEFEALLTAQRSAMSRDVPASTPAGDTPTLTKAELAELLFDSVGLNKREAKDMVEAFFEVIRDALENGESVKLSGFGNFQLRDKPQRPGRNPKTGEAIPIAARRVVTFHASQKLKALVENGAEPDLAR, from the coding sequence ATGAACGACATGAACTCGAGTGAATTTGAAGCCCTTCTGACGGCGCAGCGCAGCGCCATGTCCCGCGACGTCCCGGCGTCCACGCCCGCCGGCGATACGCCGACGCTGACGAAGGCCGAGCTGGCCGAACTGCTGTTCGACAGCGTCGGCCTCAACAAGCGCGAGGCGAAGGACATGGTCGAGGCGTTTTTCGAGGTGATCCGCGATGCGCTCGAAAACGGCGAGAGCGTGAAGCTGTCGGGCTTCGGCAATTTCCAGCTGCGCGACAAGCCGCAGCGGCCGGGGCGCAATCCGAAGACGGGCGAGGCGATTCCGATCGCCGCGCGCCGTGTCGTGACATTCCATGCGAGCCAGAAATTGAAGGCGCTCGTCGAAAACGGCGCCGAGCCGGATCTCGCGCGTTAA
- the pheT gene encoding phenylalanine--tRNA ligase subunit beta, translating to MQFPESWLRTFVDPQLTTDELSHALTMAGLEVESLRPAAPPTEKIVVGRVLEVVKHPDADKLNVCQVDAGTGATLQIVCGAPNVAPGIKVPVALVGAKLPPAEEGGAPFAIKLSKLRGVESQGMLCSARELKLSEDHSGLMILPEGTPVGQDIREALNLDDTVFEIKLTPNKADCLSVFGIARETAAITGAPLAAPDIRPVLAELTETLPVKISAPDLCGRFSGRVIRGVNARAKTPHWMVERLERAGQRSVSALVDISNYVMFELGRPSHVFDLDKIHGGIDVRWGKRGESLKLLNGNTIELDETVGVISDGAQVESLAGIMGGDSTAVTLDTTNIYLEAAFWWPDSIRGRARKYNFSTDAAHRFERGVDYSTTVEHVERITQLILDICGGQAGPVDDQIVSLPQRAPVSMRASRANRIIGVEIGEDEIAQIFTRLGLAFERDGDVFRVTPPPHRFDIEIEEDLIEEVARIYGFEKIPARPPVAKSEMRATDETRRSVHAIRHALAARDYAETVNFSFVDAEWERDFAGNDNPVRLLNPIASQLSVMRTTLFGSLVGVLRHNLNRRAERVRVFEAGRVFVADPSVKAGELAVEGYAQPKRIGALAYGPVVEEQWGTATRQVDYFDVKGDLEALLAPVPARFVKAEHPALHPGRSARIEVDGHAVGWIGELHPRLMQKYELPHAPVMFEIDTDALVARALPAPSEVSKFPPVRRDIAVVVDQKVEVQALFDEMKKALADDACKFVQRVALFDEFRAKSNTSGGLSAHEKSLAFRVTLQDAAGTLQDETVDQAIQTLVDRMARVYGARLRG from the coding sequence ATGCAATTCCCTGAATCCTGGTTGAGAACCTTTGTCGACCCGCAACTGACGACGGACGAGCTGTCGCACGCGTTGACGATGGCGGGGCTCGAGGTCGAGTCGCTGCGCCCGGCCGCGCCGCCGACCGAGAAGATCGTCGTCGGCCGCGTGCTCGAGGTGGTCAAGCATCCGGATGCCGACAAGCTCAACGTTTGCCAGGTCGACGCCGGCACCGGCGCGACGCTGCAGATCGTCTGCGGCGCGCCGAATGTCGCGCCGGGCATCAAGGTGCCGGTCGCGCTCGTCGGCGCGAAGCTGCCGCCCGCCGAAGAAGGCGGCGCGCCCTTCGCGATCAAGCTGTCGAAGCTGCGCGGCGTCGAGAGCCAGGGGATGCTCTGCTCGGCGCGCGAGCTGAAGCTTTCCGAAGACCACAGCGGCCTGATGATCCTGCCCGAAGGCACGCCCGTGGGCCAGGACATCCGGGAGGCGCTGAACCTCGACGACACGGTCTTCGAAATCAAGCTGACGCCGAACAAGGCCGATTGCCTGTCCGTGTTCGGCATCGCGCGCGAGACCGCCGCGATTACCGGTGCGCCGCTCGCCGCGCCCGACATTCGCCCCGTCTTGGCCGAACTGACCGAGACGCTGCCCGTTAAAATTTCCGCGCCCGATCTGTGCGGCCGCTTCTCCGGCCGCGTGATTCGCGGCGTGAACGCGCGCGCGAAGACGCCGCACTGGATGGTCGAGCGCCTCGAGCGCGCGGGCCAGCGCAGCGTGTCGGCGCTCGTCGACATCTCGAACTACGTGATGTTCGAGCTGGGCCGCCCGTCGCACGTATTCGATCTCGACAAGATCCACGGCGGCATCGACGTGCGCTGGGGCAAGCGCGGCGAGTCGCTCAAGCTCTTGAACGGCAACACGATCGAGCTCGACGAGACGGTCGGGGTGATTTCCGACGGCGCTCAGGTCGAGAGCCTCGCGGGCATCATGGGCGGCGACAGCACGGCCGTCACGCTCGACACGACGAACATCTATCTCGAAGCCGCGTTCTGGTGGCCGGACAGCATCCGCGGCCGCGCGCGCAAATACAACTTCTCGACCGACGCGGCGCATCGCTTCGAGCGCGGCGTCGATTACTCGACGACCGTCGAGCACGTCGAGCGCATCACGCAGCTGATTCTCGACATCTGCGGCGGCCAGGCGGGCCCCGTCGACGACCAGATCGTGAGCCTGCCGCAGCGCGCGCCGGTTTCGATGCGCGCGTCGCGCGCGAACCGGATCATCGGCGTCGAGATCGGCGAGGACGAAATCGCGCAGATCTTCACGCGTCTCGGCCTCGCGTTCGAGCGCGACGGCGACGTGTTCCGCGTGACGCCGCCGCCGCACCGCTTCGACATCGAGATCGAGGAGGATCTGATCGAAGAAGTGGCGCGGATTTACGGTTTCGAGAAGATCCCCGCGCGTCCGCCCGTTGCGAAGAGCGAGATGCGCGCGACCGACGAGACGCGCCGCTCGGTTCACGCGATCCGCCACGCGCTCGCCGCGCGCGACTATGCGGAAACAGTCAACTTCAGTTTCGTCGATGCCGAGTGGGAGCGCGATTTCGCCGGCAACGACAACCCGGTGCGCCTGCTGAACCCGATCGCGAGCCAACTGTCGGTGATGCGCACGACGCTGTTCGGCAGCCTCGTCGGCGTGCTGCGCCACAACCTGAACCGCCGCGCCGAGCGCGTGCGCGTGTTCGAGGCCGGGCGCGTGTTCGTCGCCGATCCGTCGGTGAAAGCGGGCGAGCTCGCGGTCGAGGGCTATGCGCAGCCGAAGCGCATCGGCGCGCTCGCATACGGGCCGGTCGTCGAAGAGCAATGGGGCACGGCGACGCGCCAGGTCGATTACTTCGACGTGAAGGGCGATCTCGAGGCGCTGCTCGCGCCTGTTCCCGCGCGTTTCGTGAAGGCCGAGCATCCGGCGCTGCACCCGGGCCGCAGCGCGCGGATCGAAGTCGACGGCCATGCGGTCGGCTGGATCGGTGAGCTGCATCCGCGCCTCATGCAGAAGTACGAGCTGCCGCATGCGCCCGTGATGTTCGAGATCGATACGGATGCGCTCGTCGCGCGTGCGTTGCCGGCGCCGTCGGAGGTATCGAAGTTCCCGCCGGTGCGCCGCGACATCGCGGTGGTCGTCGACCAGAAGGTCGAAGTGCAGGCGCTTTTCGACGAGATGAAGAAGGCGCTCGCCGACGACGCGTGCAAATTCGTCCAGAGAGTTGCACTCTTCGACGAATTTCGTGCAAAATCAAATACTTCCGGTGGGTTGTCAGCCCATGAGAAAAGCCTTGCGTTCCGCGTCACGCTGCAGGATGCGGCCGGAACCCTGCAGGACGAGACGGTCGATCAGGCGATTCAGACCCTCGTGGACCGCATGGCTCGAGTCTATGGCGCGCGTTTGCGCGGATAG